Below is a window of Garra rufa chromosome 24, GarRuf1.0, whole genome shotgun sequence DNA.
tttttaaatagatgcgACTATCAAACAATGAGAAATCAGCTCGACACAGAGCAAAGGTGAATGCTGATCCTGTTGCCAGGGCCAGATACCTTGCAAGAAGAAGAGAGaggtgtttgatttttttttattccacatattattttaaattcGAATAGCATGCAATTTACTTATTAAAATGACTTCTATCTTAtactaaatataaaacaataacatgtttatataaatatgacTTTTATTGTGTACTAAAATACCTTCTTTTTGTTTAAATTCTTAGTTATCAACGAAGAAAGAGAGAAGGAAAGACTAAACATCCTCCAGTAGCTGAACTCTCTAAGGCAAGACAGGACGAATTAAGGCAGAAATGGAGACTGTACCAGAGAAGTCGCAGAAGCAAGATTCGCGATTTACCACAGTCATCCTGGTATGTTCCCTCAGCCCGTTTTAATTGCTTGCCAACCTGATTATGGCAGTAACTATTATTTTATAGCATTTTCATCTTGTTTTTGGACATTTGTAAGCCAGTTATAATTACTGAAATGCATCTATCTAAATCTATTTGTAAAGATTTCTTTTCATCATcttaaaaatcattttttaaagtCACTTGTTAACAATTATAAATATAAAGCAGTATTGGAATAACATACATGAATCATGCACAAAAATACCAGTATTAAAAATATTCTTaatgctgttttgtttttgtttttttgtgcatgATTCATATATGCATGTTATTACTGTTatggccaaaagtttacatacacattacagaatttgcaaaataacagggatcatacaaaatgcatgttctttttttatttagtactgacctgaataagatatttcacatgaaagacgtttacatataccccattagagaaaataaaaattggatttataaaaatgactataagaatcaagtgtatgtaaacttttaatttgggtcatttttataattaaactattattttctcttgtggaccatatgtaaacatcttttatgtgaaatatgttattcaagtcagtactaaataaacaataacatgcattctgtatgatccctcttattaaaattattaacatttagcagattctgcaaggtgtatgaaaacttttgacctcaaatgtgcatagttttaattttatgttgattttaaagttaTGCATAAAAAGAATTATGCCATGATTGTTGTATGATATTGTCCTCCTGCAGCTCTCAGGTTGAGAACTCTCATTGGCTGCAGGATTTTGCGCCATACTCTCCCAGCAGTGAAGTTGACTCCGGCTCTGCAAGGCAGAGCAGTCCAGTGAGCAGCTATAGCTGGATAAAACAGGAACCAGAGACTGTAGTAATCCAGTGGGACAATACAAACGTTCCAGTGCCAACTGCAACTGAAACAGAGCAGGACAACATTCCAAGCAGTGCCGCATCCAGTATGTGATTTGCTATTTACTGAGAATCAATGTTATTTAGCTCATtagcatttccaaaaaaaaggATGATACATACGGTACAATCCAgtgcaaaagttttaggccactagtattttcaccaacaaAAAATGGTTTTTAATTCAGTTATTTCAATCTTTTGCTGTAATGTGTTAGGCAATttgagtttacatttccaaacattcattttgccattatttgtaataatccaatgagatttttgtttgcacaaggagtccgacaacagtcagtgctccacacagatatctgatctcatcatcatccagtctgtttggaatcacatgaagaaacagaacaaaatctgtggcaacatctccaagatgcttcaagaaacctacctgcaaagctacagtactgttaaaagttataGACACTAGTGTAAAATTctgtaaaaaattatgtttaaatagattttattcatcaATTAAATTTAACTagtaactaaataataaaaaaaaaaatgttgcattcaAAGtacacttgcgcatagtttttcaggtagctttgcaggttcTTGAAGCGTCTTGGAGATTTTGCCACAGTTCTtatggatttagtctgtctcagtttgttctgtttcttcatgtcattccagagaaactggatgatgatgagatcaaatctctgtgtggagcactggctgttgtcagactactttgtgcaaacaaaaatctcattggattattacaatgaatggcaaaataaatgtttggaaatgtaaactgatattttctacttacacactacagcaaaactgacttaaaggggtcatcggatgcccattttccataagttgatatgattctttagggtcttaaagggatagttcgagcatttaagacatgaagttgtatgcaatccttatcagcactatagtgtatacacactgacccacactgcgttcacctccctggtcagagttctggccgctggaagtttttcaagaaagtagtcacggttagtttccggggcctcaaaactgtgggtttttacgtgaaaaaaatatatgcgtttcaaagcttgattaatttacatcacaaaaaacactcctgacaaaaatcatacctcagttttaatcggcactatattctttccgtttccatcaatccgcgctgctgtcagttcgcacgttccgatcagctgttgatagcgcgactcgctgacaacatgtctgactacgaaacttctgatgatgaaaccaattttagcacaatgtcagatggaacagacgatatatatatatttttatattagacctcgtttcacgtgatttccacaggagtctaaacatcagattgtttactgtacagtttagacatgggctctccagtcctcgtgagctactgtcttgctggttttagtttttctctgatgcaacacacctgactcaaatcaacgggttattagcaggcttgtacagaatgtctcatttgagaaaggtgtcctgtcataggaaaacatcgagctgcaggaatgtagctcacgatgaccggagttggagatacctggtttagacctacctgtatgtgacttcaagcacacttaataaacacgatgataccgacacacgttccgcatagttacagacaataacaaatatagcaaagcatcatattttgttgtgttatatagattcaattaaattcattagttatgacatttgccgattttctcaccacatagacagtcgattattgtcgatgctatcactgccccggttagaatattctcagtgtaacgttagcctaaaaaccgacgttagcttcaaaataaacctgtcgtatgcgacataaagttagtaaatagagcttacccgtggtactggtacagcagaactctttaaaatccgttttttgatttttcctccttggttggggatgtaatcgtcttcgctgaagtgagcactgcacacacgaaaatccttgatactggatattttagctcccgcagagtagccgatggcaaccagccaaagctgtctcaactatatcagaaacaggaaaacgatggaatctgaacggcgatccctgcacattcttgtggtcacaacctgggaatttacaagttcgcaccattgttaattttctactttttacgtcgttgtcattcgagtgtgtaatggaacagctgatcggaacgtgcgaactgacagcagcgcggattgatggaaacggaaagaaaatagtgccgattaaaactgaggtatgatttttgtcaggagtgttttttgtgatgtaaattaatcaagctttgaaacgcatatatttttttcatgtaaaaacgcacagttttgtggccccggaaactaaccgtgactactttcttgaaaaacttccagcggccagaactctgaccagggaggtgaacgcagtgtgggtcagtgtgtatacactatagtgcagataaggattgcatacaacttcatgtcttaaatgctcgaactatccctttaatgagaaGTCAATAACAtaatttggttaaaatttctcaatggtagtgtaaaaaaaacactcgTTTTACTGaacgagctattctgttgcatgttcctttaaatgctaatgagctctgctcgccccgcccctctctgctgtgggatgacgagccgtaatgtttactttaatgtttttactttctaagtagcacattattaagaaaggcaatttacaaagatgcataaaaaacccttatactcacttctgctgtgggtgaagctgcatcacgaataatTTGCACggacatagacgcatatgtagatcgggatcggtgctggctttcaaaaatgaaagtaacgttaatcctttgcatctttagcggctcagatgtcgggagtaaacgattactgctatgtttattattacttcaatcactcaatcagagacattcttatcttcccctgcacctgagtcgacacaatggtgatcggagtcagactgtttcagctcggtgagggatattacttttaaagattaaacaaataccactgggtggaattttatcattgtagggtggttgtgtacacaaactgccaacacacattaatgttcaaaaaaCATGTTAAAGTGagtttgcatccaatgacccctttaaaaccattttttttttaactggtgaaaatactagtggcctaaaacttttgcacagtactgtagaGAATTGTCTTCATTAATGCACTTGGTACAGTTTTGTCATTAAACAGAGGGTTGTTTGTTTGAATCCCAGCTAGGAAATTTGGGTTGTTAAGCGAAGTCATCTCTTCTTCAGAAACATATACATGTACATAGAAAAATTgtcctttttttctctcttttctcaGCAGCCATACCTCCGAGCATGGAGGGTTTACCCAGCAGTGTTATGCTGACTATCACTAAACTTCATTGTCTGGTGGAAAGCAAACAGGAGAGGATTGCAGATCTAGAGAGACAGGTGCAGGACCTACAGGAGGATCGCAGGTTTCTCCGCTCACAGATTGAGAGCCTCACCAACGCTCTCTCTCTTCATGTCTGTCGAGGGAATTTAGATGAAACAACTGGAAAAAGTTAATTGGAAAGTGTTCAAGTCAGAGCATAAACTTCAACTGAATGGACTCTTAATGGTCAATGGACATTTGCTAttgtttgttattgttattttattattgttattaatttatcTAAATGAGATTCGAACAGTTAGGTTGTAGgaattcaatatttaaaaaaatatatattattattattattattaaggatAGTTCACCTGCACTCGAAAACtgattcaccctcatgtcatttcaaacctgtatgactttgggGACCACAAATTTTTTTGTATCTTTTGTGGCTAAATCAATCCTAAAATTATTAACTTGTTTATAAACAAGTATAAACCATTTTTTAGACTATTTATTCTAAGTCATAAAGTGAAATTGTTCAAATTTAGCGCATGACTTCGACAGACAGGATGGCTGTGTAATGAAAGTACTAAGAAGGGCAGAGGTTGCCACTGCCCTCCCGTGGTCAACAGAATCTCACGTtttataacatttacatttttttaactgtGGTGAACAAATGTAAATGCAAAGTGACCTAAATGAGATTCATATGGGCAGATATGAGACTAttccacttgtttttttttttttatatgttacATAAATGCAGTTCtggactacactgtaaaaagttttcaccagtttcaacttaaaaacttaagtttagcagctgccttaagattttaagtttaatcaaATTAAGTCATGGAAACTCaaaagttatatcaactcattttttattgtaataagttaaaatgatttgtagttttaagctgatttaacttaaaattttaaggcagctgctgaatttaagtttttaagttgaaactggtgaattTCAGTTTCTGTACTCATCTTAAATAAGGATTCTTCAAATCCCCCcaaaataaatattatagaaaaaatgaatttaaattaaatacaatacatgcatttcattaaaataaaattattatatgaTTATGGACCACAAACAACACGTGTGGCTCCCAAGTGAACAAAACCAGAGGGTTACGCACACAAATTACATTGGACAACtattcagaaaaagaaaaaaaaatccataaccTACATTTAAGGTATAAATAGAAAAATGAATGTGCCGCTGCTGGAACAGACATACTGTATGTGTTAATGACAGTGAGGATTGCTTGGCTGTCAAAATTCTGCCTTAGTTTGTGTTTTATTGAAGAAATCAGAATTTGAGTGCAAATCTATGGTCCCGAAAACAATGGTTGTGACGTgcacaaaacatacaaataaactaaaaggagaagttcacttccagagcaaaaaaatgtactgacattcttgtcatctaagatgttcaagtcttccattcttcagtcataaagaatttttttttattttgttttgttttttgagaaaaacatttcaggatttctctccatatagtggacttcaatggtgccccgagtttgaacttctaaaatgcagtttcaatgcagcttcaaagggctctaaacaatcccagccgaggaagaagggtcttatttagcgaaatgattggttgttttctaaaaCACAAATTACagttcatatactttttaaccttaaatgctcatcttgtctagctctgcgtaaactctgtattctggttcaagacagttagggtaggttgaaaaactcccatcttattttcttctccaacttcaaaatcatcctacatcgttcttctacctttttttttttttttttggaaagggtgtttgatcatctttgcatgttcactttgtaaacactgggtcggtacccAATAAGACCCGGTAAGGCTCTTCTTTctaggctgggattgtttagagtcctttgaagttgcatttaaactgcattttggaagttcaaactcgtgggcaccatagaagtccactatatggagagaaatcctgaaatgttttcagctTTAAGCGCTGGCCACTGCTTTCTGCTGTCATAAAAGCACATtccttttttttagaatgttcagTGAGTAGTCTATAAATATGAGTGCAGAGGATTTAGAATTTTGCAGCGAGTTGTGGCAAGTAATCATGAGTATCCTTTTTACACTAGTGCCATCTGAATTGTCAATCAATATATACAATATTTTCATAATTATATGTTACATAAATAACTGTTAAATACTACTGAGTGGAGGACCGTGTGGAAATTTTCAGAAATGTAATAATGATCAAAGCAATGACTGgtttgagcattttttttttaatatataactgTTGATAATTATGCTCAGATACACAGATGTTATCTTTCTATATTCTTGATATTTAATGATGCAGTATAATCTCTTCATCAATACAACAATTTTCAGTATATCAAAAAAGGACAACCAGCTTTCAGGCTTAT
It encodes the following:
- the LOC141300932 gene encoding uncharacterized protein — translated: MVSQRGTVQIVKMRLSNNEKSARHRAKVNADPVARARYLARRRESYQRRKREGKTKHPPVAELSKARQDELRQKWRLYQRSRRSKIRDLPQSSCSQVENSHWLQDFAPYSPSSEVDSGSARQSSPVSSYSWIKQEPETVVIQWDNTNVPVPTATETEQDNIPSSAASTAIPPSMEGLPSSVMLTITKLHCLVESKQERIADLERQVQDLQEDRRFLRSQIESLTNALSLHVCRGNLDETTGKS